In Balaenoptera acutorostrata chromosome 19, mBalAcu1.1, whole genome shotgun sequence, the following proteins share a genomic window:
- the SCN1B gene encoding sodium channel subunit beta-1 isoform X2 has protein sequence MSSAWGGCVEVDSETEAVYGMTFKILCISCKRRSETTAETFTEWTFRQKGTEEFVKILRYENEVLQLEEDERFEGRVVWNGSRGTKDLQDLSIFITNVTYNHSGDYECHVYRLLFFDNYEHNTSVVKKIHLEVVNKANRDMASIVSEIMMYLLIVVLTIWLVAEMVYCYKKIAAATEAAAQENASEYLAITSESKENCTGVQVAE, from the exons A TGTCCTCAGCCTGGGGAGGCTGTGTGGAGGTGGACTCAGAGACCGAGGCCGTGTACGGGATGACCTTCAAAATTCTGTGCATCTCCTGCAAGCGCCGCAGCGAGACCACTGCCGAGACCTTCACGGAGTGGACCTTCCGCCAGAAGGGCACAGAGGAGTTTGTCAAG atccTGCGCTATGAGAACGAGGTGCTGCAGCTGGAGGAGGATGAGCGCTTTGAGGGCCGCGTGGTGTGGAATGGCAGCCGGGGCACCAAGGACCTGCAGGACCTGTCCATCTTCATCACCAACGTCACCTACAACCACTCAGGCGACTACGAGTGCCATGTGTACCGCCTGCTCTTCTTTGACAACTACGAGCACAACACCAGCGTCGTCAAAAAGATCCACCTTGAGGTGGTGAACAAAG CCAACAGAGACATGGCGTCCATCGTGTCTGAGATCATGATGTACTTGCTCATCGTGGTGTTGACTATATGGCTCGTGGCAGAGATGGTTTACTGCTACAAGAAGATCGCCGCTGCCACGGAGGCTGCTGCACAAGAGAACGC CTCGGAATACCTGGCCATCACCTCAGAAAGCAAAGAGAACTGTACGGGCGTCCAGGTGGCCGAATAG
- the SCN1B gene encoding sodium channel subunit beta-1 isoform X3 translates to MTFKILCISCKRRSETTAETFTEWTFRQKGTEEFVKILRYENEVLQLEEDERFEGRVVWNGSRGTKDLQDLSIFITNVTYNHSGDYECHVYRLLFFDNYEHNTSVVKKIHLEVVNKANRDMASIVSEIMMYLLIVVLTIWLVAEMVYCYKKIAAATEAAAQENASEYLAITSESKENCTGVQVAE, encoded by the exons ATGACCTTCAAAATTCTGTGCATCTCCTGCAAGCGCCGCAGCGAGACCACTGCCGAGACCTTCACGGAGTGGACCTTCCGCCAGAAGGGCACAGAGGAGTTTGTCAAG atccTGCGCTATGAGAACGAGGTGCTGCAGCTGGAGGAGGATGAGCGCTTTGAGGGCCGCGTGGTGTGGAATGGCAGCCGGGGCACCAAGGACCTGCAGGACCTGTCCATCTTCATCACCAACGTCACCTACAACCACTCAGGCGACTACGAGTGCCATGTGTACCGCCTGCTCTTCTTTGACAACTACGAGCACAACACCAGCGTCGTCAAAAAGATCCACCTTGAGGTGGTGAACAAAG CCAACAGAGACATGGCGTCCATCGTGTCTGAGATCATGATGTACTTGCTCATCGTGGTGTTGACTATATGGCTCGTGGCAGAGATGGTTTACTGCTACAAGAAGATCGCCGCTGCCACGGAGGCTGCTGCACAAGAGAACGC CTCGGAATACCTGGCCATCACCTCAGAAAGCAAAGAGAACTGTACGGGCGTCCAGGTGGCCGAATAG
- the SCN1B gene encoding sodium channel subunit beta-1 isoform X1 — MGKLLAFVVGAALVSSAWGGCVEVDSETEAVYGMTFKILCISCKRRSETTAETFTEWTFRQKGTEEFVKILRYENEVLQLEEDERFEGRVVWNGSRGTKDLQDLSIFITNVTYNHSGDYECHVYRLLFFDNYEHNTSVVKKIHLEVVNKANRDMASIVSEIMMYLLIVVLTIWLVAEMVYCYKKIAAATEAAAQENASEYLAITSESKENCTGVQVAE, encoded by the exons ATGGGGAAGCTGCTGGCCTTCGTGGTCGGCGCGGCACTGG TGTCCTCAGCCTGGGGAGGCTGTGTGGAGGTGGACTCAGAGACCGAGGCCGTGTACGGGATGACCTTCAAAATTCTGTGCATCTCCTGCAAGCGCCGCAGCGAGACCACTGCCGAGACCTTCACGGAGTGGACCTTCCGCCAGAAGGGCACAGAGGAGTTTGTCAAG atccTGCGCTATGAGAACGAGGTGCTGCAGCTGGAGGAGGATGAGCGCTTTGAGGGCCGCGTGGTGTGGAATGGCAGCCGGGGCACCAAGGACCTGCAGGACCTGTCCATCTTCATCACCAACGTCACCTACAACCACTCAGGCGACTACGAGTGCCATGTGTACCGCCTGCTCTTCTTTGACAACTACGAGCACAACACCAGCGTCGTCAAAAAGATCCACCTTGAGGTGGTGAACAAAG CCAACAGAGACATGGCGTCCATCGTGTCTGAGATCATGATGTACTTGCTCATCGTGGTGTTGACTATATGGCTCGTGGCAGAGATGGTTTACTGCTACAAGAAGATCGCCGCTGCCACGGAGGCTGCTGCACAAGAGAACGC CTCGGAATACCTGGCCATCACCTCAGAAAGCAAAGAGAACTGTACGGGCGTCCAGGTGGCCGAATAG